From the Verrucomicrobiia bacterium genome, one window contains:
- a CDS encoding Gfo/Idh/MocA family oxidoreductase, giving the protein MGFIGVGTQGSGHLLGGAWTYVAGGYAGRKEVQVLAVCDVWRDRRERARNRVNDHYAQVYGQGSFTPCQAYTDFRQVLDRPDIDAVLIATPAHWHATMAAMAATAGKDIYCEKPTAVTIQEAQALLGVVRRYGRVYQAGTQQRSEYGGKFRRACEFVRSGRIGRLKAIYAYRDGGAIFWPKRFGPGKPIPEGLDWDLYLGPAPWIPYDGNTGPHRFDIGELNWGQHHYDIVQWAAGADHTGPVELFMEDDRSCYRYASGVVVYGKPFPDEPVGADGGICCVGTNGRIAVDRDALVSDPEGVVREPLRPDEVHLYRSESHSGNFLECIRTRKKPICDIDIAERSVSAVLLGGITKQLKRTLQWDPQIERFTNDDEADRLLSIAKRPPWRV; this is encoded by the coding sequence ATGGGCTTTATTGGCGTGGGGACGCAGGGGAGCGGCCATTTGCTGGGTGGCGCCTGGACGTATGTGGCGGGCGGCTACGCGGGACGCAAAGAAGTCCAGGTGCTGGCTGTCTGCGATGTGTGGCGCGACCGCCGCGAGCGCGCCCGCAACAGGGTCAATGACCATTATGCCCAGGTTTATGGGCAGGGCAGTTTTACACCATGCCAGGCCTATACTGATTTTCGACAGGTGCTGGACCGGCCAGACATTGATGCCGTGTTGATTGCCACGCCCGCTCACTGGCACGCCACGATGGCGGCCATGGCGGCAACCGCAGGCAAAGACATTTATTGCGAGAAACCGACCGCCGTGACGATACAAGAAGCCCAGGCCCTTTTAGGGGTGGTCCGGCGTTATGGCCGCGTGTATCAAGCAGGCACGCAGCAGCGCAGCGAATACGGGGGCAAATTCCGCAGGGCTTGCGAATTCGTGCGCAGCGGGCGCATCGGGCGGCTCAAGGCAATTTACGCCTACCGAGACGGCGGGGCCATCTTTTGGCCCAAGCGCTTCGGCCCGGGCAAGCCCATTCCAGAGGGCCTGGATTGGGACCTTTATCTGGGGCCGGCCCCTTGGATTCCCTATGACGGCAACACCGGCCCGCACCGGTTTGACATCGGCGAACTCAATTGGGGGCAGCATCACTACGACATCGTGCAATGGGCTGCAGGCGCCGACCATACTGGCCCCGTCGAGTTGTTTATGGAGGATGACCGCTCCTGCTACCGCTATGCCAGCGGAGTGGTGGTTTATGGCAAACCATTCCCCGATGAACCCGTGGGCGCCGATGGCGGCATCTGTTGCGTGGGAACCAATGGACGCATCGCCGTGGACCGCGATGCGCTGGTGTCGGACCCGGAGGGTGTTGTGCGCGAACCGCTCCGGCCCGATGAGGTGCACCTCTACCGCAGTGAAAGTCATTCAGGTAATTTTCTGGAATGCATTCGGACTCGCAAAAAGCCGATTTGCGACATCGACATTGCGGAACGCTCGGTCAGCGCTGTGTTGCTCGGGGGCATCACCAAACAATTGAAACGCACCCTCCAGTGGGACCCGCAAATCGAGCGGTTCACCAATGATGACGAGGCCGACCGATTGCTGTCGATTGCCAAACGCCCCCCATGGCGGGTTTAG